Proteins encoded within one genomic window of Humulus lupulus chromosome 1, drHumLupu1.1, whole genome shotgun sequence:
- the LOC133814833 gene encoding uncharacterized protein LOC133814833, whose amino-acid sequence MKTVIGRIVTANPFEGERYFMRILLNHVRGPLSFEDLRTVEGILAPTFCEAATMHGLLQRDSSLEDCLHEASLYQMSSSLRRLFATILVYCNPTNPRDLWERFEEDMSIDFKSSEDSTSTARYHVLRSISSTIESMGKNINSYHLLDEDISFDGNEFQSREINDELGVEILEEDITSSRSLNSVQQQVYNVVLEKVLSNQNAAFFVDGPGGIGKTFLYRVLLKTVRSRNLVALATASSGVATSILPGGRTAHSRFKLPLDTDEKTTCCVSKQSALANLLHAAKLIIWDETSMTRKQHIEALNKMLQDINDSDVAFGGKVVVFGGDFQQVLPVVRKGTRQEQVNSSLVHSYLWPTLSKFRLTENMRARLDPMFSNYVLAVGNGLPPTTKDEIIKIPNGMLVSYDDDKTSLDHLIQDVFHNIKDYSGNMSTMMNRAILTPKNSFVDEINALLIQRFPGEAQRYYSVDETIDKTEQSVMEDFLNTLTPNGLPPHELLLKEHCPIMLLRNINPSEGLCNGTRLICRAFDRNIIDAEIVVGHHMGKRVFIPRIPFLPNVADNSDFLAVAIQIESTKEITTKFQQQTIQEIYLIDERANNNTLKIKSIIETSLTHPSTTLSSIGLQKTVKICDIPCAMKTLQSMEKKYFWIEAKINIIDSVQIARAYVQLKDDTGKLDVVMFGEVVEETFGSSAVQLMENSTQEIPQHIESVANKLATKKWTIKLSGDEEKMNYVKYKHFIILSIEAKQDNNKDESSS is encoded by the exons ATGAAAACAGTCATAGGTCGTATTGTTACAGCAAATCCATTTGAGGGTGAGCGTTATTTTATGCGAATATTGCTAAACCATGTAAGGGGACCGCTGTCCTTTGAAGATCTTAGAACAGTCGAGGGCATTTTGGCCCCCACATTTTGTGAGGCAGCAACAATGCATGGTTTGTTACAAAGAGACAGTAGCTTAGAAGACTGTTTACATGAGGCATCTTTATATCAAATGTCATCTAGTTTGAGGCGACTGTTCGCAACAATATTGGTATATTGTAATCCAACCAATCCAAGAGACCTTTGGGAACGTTTTGAGGAAGATATGTCAATTGATTTCAAATCTTCAGAAGATTCTACATCGACTGCAAGATATCATGTATTAAGGTCAATTTCTTCTACAATTGAATCAATGGGGAAAAACATTAACTCTTACCATCTTCTTGATGAAGACATTTCTTTCGATGGAAATGAATTTCAATCTAGAGAAATCAATGATGAGTTGGGTGTTGAAATTTTAGAAGAAGATATTACATCTTCAAGATCACTTAATAGCGTGCAACAACAAGTGTATAATGTAGTGTTGGAAAAAGTTTTATCAAACCAAAATGCTGCATTCTTTGTAGATGGCCCAGGTGGGATAGGGAAAACATTCCTATACAGGGTACTTCTGAAAACAGTACGATCAAGAAACTTGGTAGCACTTGCAACTGCTTCATCAGGTGTGGCTACATCTATACTTCCAGGAGGTCGAACAGCTCACTCACGCTTTAAGCTTCCACTTGATACTGACGAAAAGACCACATGTTGTGTGAGCAAACAAAGTGCACTTGCGAACCTTCTTCATGCAGCAAAATTAATAATATGGGATGAGACATCAATGACAAGAAAACAACACATAGAGGCATTAAACAAAATGCTACAAGATATCAATGATTCTGACGTAGCCTTCGGTGGAAAGGTTGTTGTTTTCGGGGGAGATTTTCAACAAGTATTACCTGTGGTTCGTAAAGGAACTAGACAAGAGCAGGTTAATTCCAGTCTGGTTCATTCTTACTTGTGGCCTACATTGAGTAAGTTTCGACTAACTGAAAATATGCGAGCAAGATTAGATCCAATGTTTTCAAATTATGTGTTAGCAGTAGGTAATGGATTGCCACCCACCACCAAAGATGAAATCATAAAAATACCAAATGGGATGCTTGTTTCCTATGATGATGACAAGACTTCATTAGATCACTTAATACAAGATGTTTTCCACAACATTAAAGATTATTCAGGAAATATGTCAACTATGATGAACCGGGCCATACTAACACCAAAGAATAGTTTTGTCGATGAAATAAATGCATTGTTAATACAAAGATTTCCAGGTGAAGCCCAACGATATTACAGTGTAGATGAGACAATAGATAAAACTGAGCAATCAGTTATGGAAGATTTCTTAAACACATTAACGCCTAATGGACTTCCGCCTCATGAATTATTACTAAAGGAACATTGTCCCATCATGCTCCTAAGAAACATTAATCCTTCAGAGGGACTATGCAATGGAACCCGTTTGATTTGTCGGGCTTTCGATCGAAATATCATAGATGCTGAAATTGTCGTTGGACATCATATGGGAAAAAGAGTCTTCATTCCAAGAATACCATTCTTACCAAATGTGGCTGATAATAGTG ATTTCTTAGCTGTTGCAATCCAGATTGAATCAACAAAAGAGATAACCACAAAATTTCaacaacaaacaatccaagagatATATCTTATCGATGAaag GGCGAATAATAATACACTGAAAATCAAAAGTATCATTGAAACATCGTTGACACATCCATCTACTACTCTATCATCTATTGGACTTCAAAAAACTGTGAAGATTTGTGATATTCCCTGTGCAATGAAAACATTGCAATCTATGGag AAAAAATACTTTTGGATAGAAGCAAAGATAAATATAATTGATTCTGTCCAAAT tgCTAGGGCATATGTGCAACTAAAAGATGATACTGGAAAGCTCGATGTTGTTATGTTCGGAGAAGTAGTAGAAGAGACATTTGGTAGTTCTGCAGTCCAGTTGATGGAAAATTCTACACAG GAAATTCCTCAACACATTGAAAGCGTTGCAAATAAATTAGCAACAAAAAAATGGACAATCAAATTGTCTGGAGATGAAGAAAAAATGAATTATGTGAAATACAAGCATTTCATTATTCTCTCAATTGAAGCCAAA